The Mytilus galloprovincialis chromosome 3, xbMytGall1.hap1.1, whole genome shotgun sequence genomic interval tctccgtaaaaatgagatggtcgaaccaaacttcaaaaccaaatctagaatttagtaaagattttaagtgatttgtggtaccgaaatccctgacttaataatttaccagtaatttATAGATTTCGTTCATTAAATTCCATGACGTTACAACAGACAGGTGCATAGCGGaggtgttgtgatatacaaacaccgtaagatagtgccaaaggaacatcaccatccaaaaaaaaggaaaattaacaataagaaacgaagtatggaaagcaaaacaaatacttttaaaataatcagtacatatgagcatataaCCATCGAAAATTGACCACTACTTTTCgcttgggtttggatgacttttaaataaaaggaCCATAAACTCAATTtaaatcaacaaagcactaaaatgacctttaatattaaactttttgggGCAATTTTATCCAGTGAGATGTAAAttaatatttctgtacttaacttttaaattccatttatttttttttttcatgttaaaaattcaatatccttataaatgcatcaatatcccatatcccatttacttttaggacaaatatcccatatccctaaaattaaaatggcaaatatcccgtatcccaatataccTATACAAGCCTCACTACATcttgtgtatggaatgattggaaGGGATACATGTCTGTATGGCCGGTTTCatttgtccttgaccttatttttatggtTTACTGGTCAATAGTAAGTTTCCGTTTCTCCTCTcagttaaaatatataaatgaaaacaacacgtttcacatttttttttttgcgtccaaagcgcttctctaggccaaacatttgaaagtcaAGGATTTATAAGAGCCGAacaattgaagagctatatgattAACACTATCCTAATGAAATAGCCAGATCCATTTAAGTCCAACTTTGTGTGAGGGAGGTGAAACTTTGGTTTCTTTATtacttcaaaatttataaacagacaattttaaaatagattgttataaatcatgtcagtactcAGCTGATGATACCCTGAAGAACTGATAATCTACCAGCAGATAAATCGACCCAGAcagtgatgtaaaaaaataaaacagcacgTTACGCAAATTACATGAGTCCGAAGCGCACAAAATTTGTATAAGTAATAGGCCAACTATACTTAAAGCATGTAATGCTTGTAAGGTTTAcatacatgtctgtctgacagggttcatctgacctcgTCATCGTTTTTAAGGTTCACTGGTTAATATTCAGTTTCATGTAAAGTATGTTTTTCTGATGTTATAAGCAACAAGTCATCTGTATTTTGTGCATCCCATCCAATAATTGTTTACAAGTCAGTCTGGCATGTTTTATATgccattgacctcattttcaatgtTTACTTTATTTGTCAACTTTACGCTTTCCTGTTATTAAAGTCTCTATTTGGTGCAAGGAATGATTGTCAAGTTTACATGTATATCTGCTGTGTATCATCTGGTCTTAGACAAACTTTAATGGTGCATTAGGCAAAGTTAATTTTCGCAGTTTGGTTCGTTTCTTTGatactttttaacaaaatatcaacTATAATTTGTGTAttgaatggttgtaaggtgtaaatATCTGTCTCCAAGGGGTTATTTTACCTTGACCCTATTGTCATCGATCATTGGTTATGTAAATtgtatgtgatacttgtagttaaaccctttatattttgtttattacgAACCAAATGAAACCTTTCCACATAGTCATCACTCAATGGACAATCTGTTTAAACTTTTTTCAGTTATATACTGTTGTCACgtcattaaggattgcatatttttgtattaatattgattcactcatagggtctttgcatcagaaataaacacatttattaaaaaatcagTTGTTGACATGTTATATTCTTCTCATTTATtctatgatggtatgatacaaaaaaaaaaaaaaaacataacggAGGGAGGGATCATATGTACttaattttcatatgatgaaaacataatcttttaatcagtttaattggggTCTGCAGttgacatgtcagtaactgctagtagtatcCTTGATAGAACTGTATTTCACAAGCTTCTGTAAAGTATACGGAACAGAAAACAATTCTTTATGTCTCAGTTTTCTTTGTTAGCCAtgctattgtcagtttattttcgatccatgagtttgactgtccttctggtatatTTAGCTCTTCTTTTTACTGTTAAATACAATCCATATAAGATGGATAGAATATTACtactctgaaaaaaaaaaaaaaacttcctaAGAAATgccatgcagtggcggatccagaacttttcataaaagggggggggggcttcagttatgcttcagtgattccctatataatcaaccaaatttttccaacgaCAGGGGGATCCGCCTATGCCATGTCTGGAAAATAATTTCTGTGGCAGATACTCCGCTGCGCGGGCGCTGGAAAAAAATCAGAGAAAGGAGTAAACCGTAGCGTTACATTTGCATTAGATGTGTAGTTGTGCATGTAactggaatatatttttttatattcgtcAAAAAGCTCTCAAGcgcttatgtttgtattgttataaGAAAGTAAaccgaatcaaaataaaactttcgcTATTAGTATTTACATCACTGTCCTTTATGGTTTACTCTTATATGGAAGAAGACGTTGGTGATTAGGTGTATCAGCaggtaaaccggaagtaaaaggtGCATATCCGCCATTGATAAATTCAGgtaaacacaataaaaaatataattttgtaacTTGCAAAGACTATATTCAGTGACTGAGGCTGACACATTAACTActcaaatatattgttttgtaagTTTGTCATCATGCACGCGGAAGTATAATTCACGACAGCAACACACTACAATTTCTATAAAAATTGATAACTTTGACCACAGTAAAGGATACCTTTCATAAAACTCAATGTAGTACTTAGTGACTAGTACAGCTTGATTTTATCATTTAGTCAAGCCGAATAAATGTGTCCTTTCTTAATTTAATCTAGATTAACATGCTCATTATGAGTCATAAAGAATACCATTTCTGAAATCAGCTGTAGCAATATCGGTAATATGGTATTTAATAAAATTACAATGTCTTGCAATCGATCATCATTGCCAATTACCTATCCTAGAGTGTCTGCCTATACATATtgcattcattcattttttttttttttaatacagtgTATTACAACAAGTTATAATTACACTTTACAAATTCACCAAGTTTTTGTGTATTCAGTGTTATttacctttcattttttttccagagATGGGTCTGATTACTTCCTATATGTAATTATTAAATACAATGTCTTAAAGTAATTAAATTAATGAATAAGTTGACAGTAATcgtgattacatctgattacaatgaagtTTAAAATAACCACTTTGAATGACATTGtataaaggttaaaaaaaataaaaaagtacacCATTTTGTTGGTATCTAATAACACGCACATATTTCTTAACATGTGTAACTTTAACAAAACTATTTTTATCACAAGTTATAAATTTgattaaatatgaataataaaaatgtgCATTTAAGACATGAAACATGTATATTGATGATataaaatgcaatttaaaaataattagaaTGTTAATAACTTAATAATTAATAGGAATTACCAGGTATTTTCAAAAGtaaatgattaaattaaataacatataATCAGATTTGATTACAATAATTACTTGAAAATAgataatcaattacagctgattaatgatTGCAATTACACCAAGTCTGATTTTGACACCAACTTCAAAGTTTTATGTAGggataaaaataaataacccTAAAAAAGCGGGATGATCCACTTTTCATACAACCACAAAATTTTGCTGCTGTATAATGGAATGGTGCTGTCATCAAAACAATACTTACaaatactttttataataaaattgagaatggaaatggggaatgtgtcaaagagacaacaacccgaccaaataaaaaacaacagcagagggtcaccaacaggtcttcaatgtagcgagaaattcccgcacccggaggctttTCAATGAGTTCTGTAATATTCTGAATCCTAACATGTATAATTTAAGGGTATGGAATTTATACTCTTCTGAAGTgacatattttgaaaacaaaattaatatttgcCCACCTCAAATGAAATCACAtgttattttatcatttcttttaaatatttccgaaaatattttgcaacattttcGTCTTTGAATTTCTTTACTATTAAATGAAAAATTGCTATTTCATCGACTTGGTAAAAATTTAATATTGCTGACGACGAAAGTGTCTGAAAGCGAGTAACCTAAACAACAGGGCGACTAGATTGGGCTTTTGATGGTCATGAGGTTGGCCGGGAAAGCAACTTTGTCGCCCAAGTCACATGGTAGGGTGAGCCCTGTGATAAATCATCCAATTTCATTATAACAAATGTGCATATGCAATGTATAAaactatagtattaatgaatgggtgtttttataatggccctgttatatgtccaaggtctgtaataatggtcaaTGCACATTTCCTAATACATTTATTCACCAACAGAACAagagtgtatgtgttgctgccaacttgatgtactctctACTCTTTAAATGACAGTTTagttgtgaaaaaaataatttgtacttcaccataaATAAAgctttttatataccaaataaccaagaaattaaattgacagaagttatgtgttgaaaaaacaggatgaacagtgatctcTATGTATGGTTCCTCTAATGTTGGTTACTGGTccctaaattaaataaaatacaaaaaagtcttgtgattatattattttcaaaacataattaaatttaataaaacattaacagtattaaatttgaacatttttggTTTGAAAATGTCATCTATTCCTGTGAGGATTCAAATTTCTTCTTTAactgaaaaaatgttaatgtttaCAGTTCCACCAGTTACAGAAGCACCACAAAGATTATTAAATGGGTTTGTTTCCTGTCGATTTTTAACTGCTAACATATTAGAGTTGACACTGTGGAGTTGGGAATCAGGTGTACCTCTCAACTGTAATATCAGTTATTTTACAGAATAAAATtatgatgacttttttttttcaaggcgatttgttttgaaaatcggttgccatgttaaatttattatatttgatattaacactgtttttctgtaatggccctgtattaatgcccagtttgcctttattaagcccagttagggtttttaataaacagtcatttttggcaataatgtacttagttggttaataaaatgtAATTAAGATTGTTAGTGACTCCTCAAAGTATTCCACTAAAATTAATATTTGAGAAAATACGTATATTGTTTGATTGTGAATAAGAAATTATTCAAAGTTGTATTCAGAGTCATTCTGATGAATGAACTTCAAAATGCTTAATCATTATTAATGTTTCAGTTTGTagcttaaaatatttgtatttacacCTAAAGTGTATGCTAAAAAGTGAAAACAccaaaaagttaacattttattttgattcatttaaaTCTAGATGAGTCAAGAATATAATGACAgatgtatacatacatgtactgtAACATTCTTTTCAGCAGtcaatttaaggtggtacctaacactacagggagataactctgtaaaatcagctaaacgttttaattacgttgtgttgtaaagggaatattaaggttctcaatgatcaaaattgttgtttgtcaaactgctatataaccagtgtaatttttctgacaaaacggttggttcaaaatttttgaaatttttatatacttgttaaagggtcaaagtaaatactttgtcaaaattttatgaaaattaaacgagccaaattaattttagtgaaagtgttgggtaccaccttaattggtTGACAAAGCTATTTTTTGGTCAGAAAAAAGATGTAttagttttatcattttttgtagGATAAACTACTACATTACAATAGAATATTTGGAATAAATCCATGCATAAAATTATGCAAtgtaatcaaataataaaacattttttttttgtatttcagataAAGGTAGAATTCTGATGAGAACAAACTTACTTATTTTTCCTGTGGACAAAAGATGTACAAATTATGTAGACaagtttataatattttttaaggaAGATATGTTCAAAGATCAACAATTAGGTCATCTGACACCACATGACAACATTAAGTAAACACCTGGAGCAATAATAGACAATAAATAAGTGAGAAAACATTATAGGTTATAATTGATTTACAGCTTAATCACACCTTTCTGTATTATgtgatgattcttttattgtgTACAGATTTAACTTGGCATTTATGTTGATGCAATAAAAaaattctagtatatatatatacataagttgATATCAGTGAAATCATCAAAATGAGTGTTTCTTCATTGCCATCTGCAGCTAGTGGATCTAGTAATAGGAGTACATCTATTTCCACTAACATGTCATTATCACCAGGTTTAGCACCTTACAAGACTCTTTCACCAAGCAGTTCACTTGTTGCCCTTTCTAAAGTTGAGGATGATGAATTAAGAGGGAAAAAGTCAGATGAACTTGTGAGAATTATTCGCAGATTAGAATCTGAAAGTAGATCTTTAGTTGCTGAACATAGTTGCATAATAAAAGATGTGAATAGACGTTTGCAGATATATATGCTTGAAATCAGAGGTTTAAAAGACATAAATCAAAAGTTACAGGATGACAACCAAGAGTTAAGGGACTTGTGTTGTTTTCTTGATGATGACCGCCAACGCAGTCGTAAACTAGCCAGAGAATGGCAGAGATTTGGACGATACACATCAAGTGTGATGAGAAGTGAAGTTTCAACGTATCAGCAAAAACTGGCTGATCTAGAAAGCAAACAGGAAGAGTTGGTGTTAGAAAACTCTGAATTGAAAGAGCTATGTTTATATTTAGATCAGGAGAGACTGCGATATAACTCCAACTTAAGAGATGATGGTGATGGTAGTAGTAATAGCACAACTGCTGGACTAGAAGATAATGGTGTGATAATGAATGGTACAGGCTCAGATGTACCTACACCTACAGAACAAAGACCAAATCAAGGTTTGTTTGCACAATTAAGTTTTTTTTGATAAAGATAAATAATGGCAGCTGATAATCATCTTGTTGAGATTGAGTCAAAAGTTTAGATGATGAATGAAAAccttcaaaaaattttaaaaatacaatttttaaaatatactgaGACTCACCAAAATTTtacatcttgttattttttttttattactgataGTTAATTTTACACATTCTTTTAGATTTGAAATGTAACAGGATAAAATAGAATAAAGTAGAAAAATCTTGAAAATAGATCATTCCACAATTGGTTAAAAAGgcttacaaaaattgaaaaaaaaattatctgtgAAATCATGTTGTTATTTTATATCAGAACTTGCTGTTAAGTCTGCTATttaattttgttaacatttattatttttctattttttattaccagtattataattatatttcaaataaagtttttgtagtataatatttaatataatttatatgttaagACAACACCAGGCAATATATCCAACAGCTGGAGGAACAAGTTAGAAATCTCGAGGAAGAGAAGAAACAATTGGCTCAGGTtagttttaaacaaataaaatatacaagaTAATTGATTCATTTACAAACGGAagaattacatatttatatattttcttaaaataaaacataagtaCATATGTATAACATCTAATTTACTATGTTAGCTGAGTGAACACAATATATATAGATTTTACCACTGCATAgagtgtgatacaatatttatctgattgagacagttaaattttcaaatttaaaacgcaagGCTTGCCAAgcgttttaaatttttgaaaattttactgtcgagagtggataaatattgtattacacgggatttggtggtggaatctctTTCTCTAATGATTTCAAACAATATGCaagcaaacttattccttcttttttaatgatctgcaaaaaatgtgttctttttatgtgacgtcatcagccatggtcgccttttttcatgccgtcacaaaaGGAGATTCAGAGGAAGCAAGAAAATTTGAGGTCATAAACAGATTTTAACCAAtaaagaactgagatcaaacaaaccacactttgattaaatttttttatacaatgggtgcagatagggataaattaacaaagaattaaagaaacatttataaaagtTAGATACATGTAATGCAAAATGATGGATTTTGATAATTTAGGAGGAAGTTTATCAGGAGTTGGACTTTTTTAAGgataaatagaaaaatcaatgcAGGATATCCAACAAAATTTAATGACAATTTAATATGGTGCAAATAACAATAAAAGCTTCATTTAACTATGAATGATTGACATGAATGAATAACCCTCTCATTGCATTAGCAGTGCAACAGAAAAAGTGAAAGGATGTTTACTGGTACTCCATGAAGAGAATGGAAAATTATACTGATGCACAAGTCAAACAGCTgtaaaccaaaagtaaaatataaagagaaaaatagagttgtctcccattttgCAGATACACGTTTtgcataaatttgataaaatataaaagtccAATGCATAAAGTAAAGATGTTAATCTCTTGTTTTAGAAATCTGAACGTAATGCAGCAGATGGGTACAGACCTCCAGTTGATAGAAAAGGTCCAAGACAAAAGTTAGAAAATGTATGTAAATTGTAGAAATTTATGTTTACCATAAGTTAACATTAAGATGGGGATATATTTTCAAAGTAACAGGTATATTTCGAACATGCTTTATGTGAAATTTTCATGGGTTTAGTATAATGGAAAATTGCTAAAGATACTGAATGTCTCACCACTTTAAAAGATATCCCAGTTTTAGTTTTAATCGAATATAAAAACACACTTTGTCTGTAAAACCAAACATACACACCTAATATTCTTAAGAAATGAACAGAAACACTTGCCCTCTGTTGGTTGTTAATATTTTTGCATCAGATTGTGATATTGGTTGCGACTTATTATTTCATTTTGACATAGACACATGTTGGATTTGTGTGAATCTATTTATTTTAATGCATCTTTCCACATGAAAAAATGGCCTCTTGCAAGATTATATGAtctttaatagatttttttttctatagaaaaaCCTGTCATTCTGTAAATGGTAATATTTTCTTTATTCAGAGATCTGCTCCAGTTGGTAATAATGATGACAATTATAGTGGTAGGAAGTCCGCAACACCCACACCAAGGGGAGATAATACAAGTCCATCAAAACCTGAAGCTGTAGTTCATGCAATGAAGGTTTGTTAAACATATAGATTTTTACTTGGCATGATAGCTGTTCGAATCATGTCTATAGATTTGTATTGAATTCAGAAATTGTCAGACAATTTAATAGCACTTTTATACAGTGATTATGCTTATGAATATCAAttcaatttaatgattttttaaatctcaaaattAGGAAAACTGTATCTGATAACTTTTAACAATCGATAACGGTTTTACATTTTTATGGCAACACACTCACATGTTTAGCAACTAGAAAGGTATTTTTGGATGTTTAATGTTAGGATCATATGTTTAGCTCATAGATGAATCCCTTCAAGTAGCTGTCAAGAAAAGGAACAATATCAAAGTGCTGTTTCTTTTTCAAAGGATTAGATACCTAAATAGCTAGGAAATATCTTTTCATATATACCACCTAATATCCTGTTGTTTTTCAGTatgcattaaaaaattgaaaagaaacacTTAAGTAGTGCACACTAcatgagatcaaacgaaccatcAACATCcgactcaatataaaaaaaaatatctgagcAAACAAAGACAAAATAACAAAGAACTTGGTACAGACACATGGTATATTAGGCACTGCAGTATTACAAGGTCAAAAACCTCCCTTTTGCCAATCTAGAAAATATGTCATAATTAACAATTTAACACACAATAAAAACAACCTGCACAGCAGTCCAGCTAACAAGAGTCTAATCTTCATTTTGGAATAAATTTGATAAGTTCATTTAAAACATTGACCATCCATGtatttaattgttattttgttaacAGGTGTTAGAGGTTCATGAGAATCTAGAGAGACCCAAAGTAGATGTTGGTGGAGAAAACCTGGATGATACAGAAAAAGCAATAGTCAGAGAGATGTGCAATGTATGTATTATTGCTTTAATATTGAAGATACAGTATTAGTAAATTTATTCAATGCTTCATCCAAAGTTGCATAAGACATTGGAGCCTATAATAATCAAATTGGGAAAAAAGGGTCAAAATGAGATTACTATTTTGACGACATCTTTCAGTCAGATATGACGATGATACATAAAAACAGATAacaggaattaaaataaaaatactaagcaGTGTAACATACCACATCAAGCACTAACACTCCTCCTTATAAAAACAGACAATAATGAACAACACTTTGTCAAGATAATGCTACATGGTACCACTGACAATTTGATATTTGTCCTATATCTAGACCATATGACCACTTCTTTTAAcaaagcaataaaaaaaatatacttaaatagGTACATGTAAGCAGAGTCAAAATTAAATGTGTATGATACTACAGAAAGGTAGATACATAAGGCAGCAAGAATCCTAGTGCAAATATTTAATAACCAGTATAGAAAAGTTGTGTCCTATGAAATATGTTACATACTATGCATTTTAATTATAATTCTTTGGATACCTATTTTTTGTGGAAATCCTTGGTATAGGTGAACAGTGAAATCATTGGTATAGGTGAACAGTGAAATCATTGGTATAGGTGAACAGTGAAATCATTGGTATAGGTGAACAGTGAAATCATTGGTATAGTTGAACagtgaatttaaatgttcaaccaaGTACAAACTGTCTATAGGATTGTATTCTGACTTTGGCAAAAGTCCAAGATTGTTAATAATCTTCTCATATTAAATGTGTAGCAGAGATTTGACTCTATGCTTGAAATGTGTATCATTATTGGAAAGTAGTAAAAGGCAAAGACTTTCAACTTTTATTCAAAGTTCATccttatttcaaaatattgaacTGTATTCTTCTATAGTGCAACAAGATATCCAGAAAATGTGCTATACAAGTCTCCATTGCTGTAAATAGAATAACTGCCATGTGACTTAATTGCAACTTTGTCTCCTTTCTGCAGatttaatataatattatttGCAGCCATCTCATGAGATGACCCTTTCATCCATACACTTTGTTGTTTGGTATTATTGTGTGAAAGATAAACTGCCAGAATTTGTCCACCCTCATTCATGACTGTATAAGAAAACTGATAAACTCCAGCAACAGGGGCAGCAAAAATACCAGTAGTTGGGTTATAACCATTCCCATTATTGGTGACAACTCTGTCAAACTTAATAACATCATTGCCACCAAGGGCTTGACTTTTTGTCAAAACCGACGAAAAGGCTGGAATATTTTTTCTACTAGGACACTGACAGCCATTACCTAAAATGaataagaataaaattataataactAGAATTATTGAAGAAGTCTAAAATGGCTAAAATTGAAATCCTTTGTATCAAAAAAATGTGAGTGCATGTTCAGTCTTTCTGTTTCTATGTACCTAGAGAAAGAGTCACTGTTGTCAAGTttaactgtaaattcaaaaataattgcgATTTTGtgattttagactaaaatgtgattttaatttttgcgatattgtgaaaaattctgtttaattcatataaaaaaatcaaaatgtgagttaaaattattgcaattataaccctgtcgtATTTTTTCCAATAATGAAAACaaggcaataatttctgaatttacagtatctgtTAATTGTAAAAGGGGAAACAACTCTATCAGAAATAAAATAGGATAAAGATAGAAAATATACA includes:
- the LOC143067314 gene encoding complement C1q-like protein 3, producing MQLTYFTSVLILLGFTEMVMGSCNTKLKCSLLSDLLEMAMKQKSPGNGCQCPSRKNIPAFSSVLTKSQALGGNDVIKFDRVVTNNGNGYNPTTGIFAAPVAGVYQFSYTVMNEGGQILAVYLSHNNTKQQSVWMKGSSHEMAANNIILNLQKGDKVAIKSHGSYSIYSNGDLYSTFSGYLVAL
- the LOC143067313 gene encoding coiled-coil domain-containing protein 85C-like; amino-acid sequence: MSVSSLPSAASGSSNRSTSISTNMSLSPGLAPYKTLSPSSSLVALSKVEDDELRGKKSDELVRIIRRLESESRSLVAEHSCIIKDVNRRLQIYMLEIRGLKDINQKLQDDNQELRDLCCFLDDDRQRSRKLAREWQRFGRYTSSVMRSEVSTYQQKLADLESKQEELVLENSELKELCLYLDQERLRYNSNLRDDGDGSSNSTTAGLEDNGVIMNGTGSDVPTPTEQRPNQDNTRQYIQQLEEQVRNLEEEKKQLAQKSERNAADGYRPPVDRKGPRQKLENRSAPVGNNDDNYSGRKSATPTPRGDNTSPSKPEAVVHAMKVLEVHENLERPKVDVGGENLDDTEKAIVREMCNVVWRKLGDANPEKGSANLYENIPARQSTQSSTQPSSSKQRSVSQPILSRQQVQSPPMPHQSGRYYNSQQSAQQQPNHLSYSHNHPTASNSTGHLGPYHEEPMSSDIAPGITHTVHSQNLPPHHQYRSPPPPPVNHNSKRPPPPPANYHYQERPPPPPVSHQNYENIPPPLPQKPSSFGQQNYHDRPLRSDRVSTTSMSDPRKPVDPREMAHNYNEQRSRRDQRDVNITQRSIPVNRERSRERILDYPPETSRSWDQGRRPQDYPRDPRQSHTSLGSYH